The following proteins come from a genomic window of Burkholderia stabilis:
- a CDS encoding ATP-binding protein, translated as MTDPTTHRARAVFPFAALVAQDALQQALLLAAIDPSLGGVLVSGPRGTAKSTAARGLAELLPEGQFVTLPLSASDEQVTGTLDLAHALAENGVRFRPGLLARAHLGVLYVDEVNLLADGLVDTLLDVAASGVNIVERDGVSHAHDARFVLVGTMNPEEGELRPQLLDRFGLMVELENCFDAAQRERIVKARLAFDLDPDAFRARHAPAQRELGDRIHAARARLPMLDFDDAVHARVSALCIDAAVDGLRADLVMLRAARALAALEQADAVTVSHVARVAEAVLRHRRHAGTPPSSGASQPERERDERSPPDARERPDDPAGANTSAAIESQGDWGYLRPEPTGLRDVKSVVPLPLKKH; from the coding sequence ATGACCGATCCGACGACGCACCGCGCACGCGCGGTTTTTCCGTTTGCGGCGCTCGTTGCGCAGGATGCGTTGCAGCAGGCGCTGCTGCTTGCCGCGATCGATCCGTCGCTCGGCGGCGTGCTCGTGAGCGGGCCGCGCGGCACCGCGAAATCGACCGCCGCGCGCGGCCTCGCGGAGCTGTTGCCCGAAGGGCAGTTCGTTACGCTGCCGCTGTCGGCGAGCGACGAGCAGGTGACGGGCACGCTCGATCTCGCGCATGCGCTCGCCGAGAACGGCGTGCGCTTCCGGCCCGGCCTGCTGGCGCGCGCGCATCTCGGCGTGCTGTACGTCGATGAAGTCAACCTGCTCGCCGACGGGCTCGTCGATACGCTGCTCGACGTCGCCGCGAGCGGCGTGAACATCGTCGAGCGCGATGGCGTGTCGCACGCGCACGATGCGCGCTTCGTGCTGGTCGGCACGATGAATCCCGAGGAGGGCGAATTGCGTCCGCAATTGCTCGACCGCTTCGGGCTGATGGTCGAGCTGGAGAATTGCTTCGACGCCGCACAGCGCGAGCGGATCGTGAAGGCACGACTCGCGTTCGATCTCGATCCGGACGCGTTCCGCGCGCGTCATGCACCCGCGCAGCGCGAACTCGGCGACCGGATTCATGCGGCGCGGGCACGGCTGCCGATGCTGGATTTCGACGATGCGGTTCATGCGCGCGTCAGCGCGCTGTGTATCGACGCGGCCGTCGACGGGTTGCGCGCCGATCTCGTGATGCTGCGCGCGGCGCGTGCGCTCGCCGCGCTGGAGCAGGCCGATGCGGTGACGGTTTCGCATGTGGCGCGCGTGGCGGAAGCCGTGCTGCGGCACCGTCGCCATGCCGGTACGCCGCCGTCGTCGGGCGCGTCGCAGCCGGAACGCGAACGCGACGAACGTTCGCCGCCGGATGCGCGCGAGCGGCCGGACGACCCGGCCGGCGCGAACACGAGTGCCGCCATCGAATCGCAGGGCGACTGGGGCTATCTGCGGCCGGAGCCGACCGGGCTGCGCGACGTGAAAAGCGTCGTGCCGCTGCCGCTAAAAAAACACTGA
- the cobA gene encoding uroporphyrinogen-III C-methyltransferase, producing MCRPPFPFHRNDTVRAVPRAMSRAWLIGAGPGDADLLTLRAVRAIGAADVLLVDDLVNPDVLRHARADALIEHVGKRGGHASTPQETIVAAMLDHLRAGRSVARLKGGDPFVFGRGGEELAALGAAGFPVEIVNGITAGIAAPAALGIPVTHRGDAQGVIFVTGHGAGADEPDWRALAATRMTIVIYMGIRRLDAIVAALHDGGLPGDTPCAAIENATRPDQRHVLATLDNLVERVGATGIGSPAIVVIGRVAALADDPAVRAALGGGA from the coding sequence ATGTGCCGCCCGCCTTTCCCTTTTCACCGTAACGACACGGTGCGCGCCGTGCCGCGCGCGATGAGCCGCGCGTGGCTCATCGGCGCTGGCCCCGGCGACGCCGACCTGCTGACGCTCAGGGCCGTGCGCGCGATCGGCGCGGCCGACGTACTGCTCGTCGACGATCTCGTGAACCCCGACGTGCTGCGCCATGCGCGCGCCGACGCGCTGATTGAGCACGTCGGCAAGCGCGGCGGCCATGCGTCGACGCCGCAGGAAACGATCGTCGCCGCGATGCTCGACCATCTGCGCGCGGGCCGCAGCGTCGCCCGCCTCAAGGGCGGCGATCCGTTCGTGTTCGGCCGCGGCGGCGAGGAACTGGCCGCGCTCGGCGCCGCGGGTTTTCCGGTGGAAATCGTGAACGGCATCACCGCAGGCATTGCAGCGCCGGCCGCGCTCGGCATTCCGGTCACGCATCGCGGCGACGCGCAGGGGGTGATCTTCGTCACGGGCCACGGCGCGGGCGCCGACGAGCCCGACTGGCGCGCGCTCGCCGCCACCCGCATGACGATCGTGATCTATATGGGCATTCGCCGGCTCGACGCGATTGTGGCAGCGCTGCATGACGGCGGCCTGCCCGGCGATACGCCGTGCGCGGCGATCGAGAATGCGACACGTCCCGATCAGCGGCACGTGCTCGCGACGCTCGACAATCTCGTCGAACGCGTCGGCGCAACCGGCATCGGTTCGCCGGCGATCGTCGTGATCGGCCGCGTCGCCGCGCTCGCCGATGATCCGGCGGTGCGCGCGGCGCTCGGCGGCGGCGCATGA
- a CDS encoding cobalamin biosynthesis protein yields the protein MTRVALGVGFRAGVTAAQLDAAIRAALALYPGAEPALVATLADKARTRALRTLCARRGWPLVAFDAAQLANRPELAVSGPSDAALARFGVAGVAEPCAQLAAPHGRLLGPKSIRDGVTVALAGPL from the coding sequence ATGACGCGCGTCGCGCTCGGCGTCGGCTTCCGCGCGGGCGTGACGGCCGCCCAACTCGATGCCGCGATCCGCGCCGCGCTCGCGCTCTACCCGGGCGCCGAACCGGCGCTCGTCGCGACGCTCGCCGACAAGGCGCGCACCCGTGCGCTGCGCACGCTGTGTGCGCGACGCGGCTGGCCGCTCGTCGCGTTCGATGCGGCGCAGCTCGCAAACCGCCCCGAGCTGGCCGTAAGCGGCCCGTCGGATGCCGCGCTCGCGCGCTTCGGCGTCGCGGGCGTGGCCGAGCCGTGCGCGCAGCTCGCGGCGCCGCATGGCCGGCTGCTGGGCCCCAAATCCATCCGGGACGGCGTGACGGTCGCGCTCGCCGGCCCGCTCTGA
- the cobW gene encoding cobalamin biosynthesis protein CobW, translating into MTLRKLPVTIVTGFLGSGKTTLMRHILQHAEGRRIAVIVNEFGELGIDGEILKGCGIGCEDAEGAQNEASGQLYELANGCLCCTVQEEFYPVMEALVERRADIDHVLIETSGLALPKPLVQAFNWPTIRNSFTVDAVVTVVDGPAAASGQFAENPQAVDAQRRADPNLDHESPLHELFADQLSSADLVIVNKADLVGDAEFAQIETAIRDEIPPQVKIVRATRGELDLAMLLGLESASEETIHLRHDHHGSADDGDHDHHHDDFDSVVVSGDAGTREATIAALQRVVETHTIYRAKGFAALPGAPMRLVIQGVGRRFDSYFDRRWQDGETRASRFVLIGEDLDAAALQRAFDAACAAEPQQA; encoded by the coding sequence ATGACCCTACGCAAGCTTCCCGTCACGATCGTCACGGGCTTTCTCGGCAGCGGCAAGACGACGCTGATGCGCCACATCCTGCAGCACGCCGAAGGCCGCCGCATCGCGGTGATCGTCAACGAATTCGGCGAGCTCGGCATCGACGGCGAAATCCTCAAGGGCTGCGGCATCGGCTGCGAGGATGCCGAGGGCGCGCAGAACGAAGCATCGGGCCAGCTCTACGAGCTCGCGAACGGCTGCCTGTGCTGCACCGTGCAGGAAGAGTTCTATCCGGTGATGGAAGCGCTTGTCGAACGGCGCGCGGATATCGACCACGTGCTGATCGAAACGTCGGGGCTCGCGCTGCCGAAGCCGCTCGTGCAGGCGTTCAACTGGCCGACGATCCGCAACAGCTTCACGGTCGATGCGGTCGTGACCGTCGTCGACGGGCCGGCCGCCGCGAGCGGCCAGTTCGCGGAAAACCCGCAGGCCGTCGATGCGCAGCGCCGCGCCGATCCGAACCTCGACCACGAATCGCCGCTGCACGAGCTGTTCGCCGATCAACTGTCGTCCGCCGATCTCGTGATCGTGAACAAGGCCGATCTCGTCGGCGATGCGGAATTCGCGCAGATCGAAACCGCGATCCGCGACGAGATCCCGCCGCAGGTGAAGATCGTGCGCGCGACGCGCGGCGAACTCGATCTCGCGATGCTGCTCGGCCTCGAATCGGCGTCGGAAGAAACGATCCACCTGCGTCACGACCATCACGGCTCGGCCGACGACGGCGACCACGACCACCATCACGACGATTTCGACTCGGTGGTCGTGTCGGGCGATGCGGGTACGCGCGAAGCGACGATCGCCGCGCTGCAGCGGGTCGTCGAGACGCACACGATCTACCGCGCGAAGGGTTTCGCCGCGCTGCCCGGTGCACCGATGCGGCTCGTGATCCAGGGCGTCGGCCGCCGTTTCGACAGCTATTTCGACCGCCGCTGGCAAGACGGCGAAACGCGCGCGAGCCGCTTCGTGCTGATCGGCGAGGATCTCGACGCGGCCGCGCTGCAGCGCGCGTTCGACGCCGCGTGCGCGGCCGAGCCGCAACAGGCGTAA
- a CDS encoding NUDIX hydrolase, which yields MSTGPDTLAVIKERATIVCRQRSSVLLVARSASRWSLPGGTIRRGETPLEAAQRELAEETRLEGLLLDYAVQFGGLTKLHHVFVADVPAHLTPRASNEIARCKWFTVDRLDTLRASVPTRKIIELLRLDCFSAIANGPLR from the coding sequence ATGAGTACCGGGCCGGACACCCTCGCCGTCATCAAGGAACGCGCCACGATCGTTTGCCGCCAGCGCAGCAGCGTGTTGCTGGTCGCGCGCTCGGCATCGCGCTGGTCGCTGCCGGGCGGCACGATCCGGCGTGGCGAGACGCCGCTCGAGGCTGCGCAGCGGGAGCTTGCGGAGGAAACGCGGCTGGAGGGGCTGTTGCTCGACTATGCGGTGCAGTTCGGCGGGCTGACGAAGCTGCATCACGTGTTCGTCGCCGACGTGCCCGCGCACCTGACGCCGCGCGCGAGCAACGAGATCGCCCGCTGCAAGTGGTTTACGGTCGATCGGCTCGACACGCTCCGCGCGAGCGTGCCGACGCGCAAGATCATCGAGCTGCTGCGCCTCGACTGTTTTTCGGCGATCGCGAACGGCCCGCTTCGTTGA
- a CDS encoding vWA domain-containing protein, producing the protein MQRDHLRFRKRAGTPHALHCFVLDCSASMLPHDRLALAKGLIVAYFDRAARERVETALICFGGNGAARRFGPAVPRWWNARWLEPVDGGGGTPLADGIAAAANLLARDARRAPDKQRWLWVLSDGRTRETPAKPAAADHVVFVDFDDGAVRIGRGARLADAWGAQWVSADALCTDLAG; encoded by the coding sequence CTGCAACGCGACCATCTGCGCTTTCGCAAGCGGGCCGGCACGCCGCACGCGCTGCATTGCTTCGTGCTCGACTGTTCCGCTTCGATGCTGCCGCACGACCGGCTCGCGCTGGCGAAGGGGCTGATCGTCGCGTATTTCGATCGCGCCGCGCGCGAGCGCGTCGAAACCGCGCTGATCTGCTTCGGCGGCAACGGCGCCGCCCGACGCTTCGGCCCGGCCGTGCCGCGCTGGTGGAATGCGCGCTGGCTCGAACCGGTCGACGGCGGCGGCGGCACGCCGCTCGCGGACGGCATCGCGGCGGCCGCGAACTTGCTCGCGCGCGATGCGCGACGCGCGCCCGACAAGCAGCGCTGGCTGTGGGTGCTGTCCGACGGGCGCACGCGCGAGACGCCGGCGAAACCTGCCGCAGCCGATCACGTCGTGTTCGTCGACTTCGACGATGGGGCCGTGCGGATCGGGCGAGGCGCACGCCTCGCCGATGCGTGGGGCGCGCAATGGGTGAGCGCCGATGCGCTTTGCACGGACCTCGCCGGCTGA
- a CDS encoding YaiI/YqxD family protein yields the protein MQVLVDADACPAVIKDMLFRAARRAEICVTLVANQFLRTPPSPFIKAVQVPAGFDVADARIVEMAEAGDLVITADIPLAAAVLDKGAHALDPRGNWFSRENIEERLSTRAMMDQLRSAGIDTGGPAPFSARDGKTFASQLDRFLARQGKP from the coding sequence ATGCAAGTATTGGTCGATGCCGACGCGTGTCCCGCCGTCATCAAGGACATGCTGTTTCGCGCCGCGCGTCGTGCCGAAATCTGCGTGACGCTGGTCGCGAACCAGTTTCTGCGCACGCCGCCGTCGCCGTTCATCAAGGCCGTGCAGGTGCCGGCCGGCTTCGACGTGGCCGACGCGCGCATCGTCGAGATGGCCGAGGCCGGCGATCTCGTGATTACCGCCGATATCCCGCTGGCCGCCGCCGTGCTCGACAAGGGCGCGCATGCGCTCGACCCGCGCGGAAACTGGTTCAGCCGCGAGAACATCGAGGAGCGTCTGTCGACGCGCGCGATGATGGATCAGTTGCGCAGCGCGGGCATCGACACGGGCGGGCCGGCGCCGTTCAGCGCGCGCGACGGCAAGACGTTCGCGTCGCAGCTCGACCGGTTCCTGGCGCGGCAAGGCAAGCCCTGA
- the cobO gene encoding cob(I)yrinic acid a,c-diamide adenosyltransferase → MKTDSESHQRMAERRRAGHEKKQAAATHEKGLLIVNTGNGKGKSTAAFGMAVRVLGHGMRLGVVQFIKGALHTSERDFLGAVAECDFVTMGDGYTWNTQNRDADIATARKGWDEARRMIESGDYRMVILDELNTVLKYEYLPLDEVLATLAVRPDSVHVVVTGRHAPDALIDAADLVTEMRLVKHPYKEQGVKAQRGVEF, encoded by the coding sequence ATGAAGACCGATTCCGAATCCCATCAGCGGATGGCCGAACGCCGCCGCGCCGGCCATGAGAAGAAGCAGGCCGCCGCCACCCACGAAAAGGGCCTGCTGATCGTCAACACCGGCAACGGCAAGGGCAAGAGCACGGCTGCATTCGGCATGGCCGTGCGCGTGCTCGGCCACGGCATGCGGCTCGGCGTCGTGCAGTTCATCAAGGGCGCGCTGCACACGTCCGAGCGCGACTTCCTCGGCGCGGTCGCGGAATGCGATTTCGTGACGATGGGCGACGGCTACACGTGGAACACGCAGAACCGCGACGCCGACATCGCGACCGCCCGCAAGGGCTGGGACGAGGCGCGCCGGATGATCGAAAGCGGCGACTACCGGATGGTGATCCTCGACGAGCTGAACACCGTGCTGAAGTACGAATACCTGCCGCTCGACGAAGTGCTCGCGACGCTTGCCGTTCGCCCGGATTCGGTGCACGTCGTCGTCACCGGGCGGCACGCGCCCGATGCGCTGATCGACGCGGCCGATCTCGTCACCGAAATGCGGCTCGTCAAGCATCCGTACAAGGAGCAAGGCGTGAAGGCGCAGCGCGGCGTGGAGTTCTGA
- a CDS encoding low molecular weight protein tyrosine phosphatase family protein, protein MTRALFICSRNRLRSPTAEAVFAAWPGVETDSAGLAPDADTRLSAEQIEWAEIVFVMERAHKARLSAQFGPRLKHKKIVCLDIPDRYAFMQPELVTLLERKAGPFLRA, encoded by the coding sequence ATGACGCGGGCGCTGTTCATCTGCAGCCGCAACCGGCTGCGCAGCCCGACGGCCGAAGCGGTGTTCGCCGCGTGGCCGGGTGTCGAAACCGACTCCGCGGGCCTCGCGCCCGATGCCGATACGCGGCTGAGCGCCGAACAGATCGAGTGGGCCGAGATCGTCTTCGTGATGGAACGCGCACACAAGGCGAGGTTGTCCGCGCAATTCGGCCCGCGTCTGAAGCACAAGAAGATCGTCTGCCTCGACATCCCCGATCGGTACGCGTTCATGCAACCCGAACTCGTCACACTGCTCGAACGCAAGGCCGGCCCGTTCCTGCGCGCGTGA
- the cobN gene encoding cobaltochelatase subunit CobN → MHLLRTTPGGFVDDTQGVVRIDQQPADIVILSSADTTLSLLASVVPHLPAGFPSVRLANVTFLRQPASVDFYVDDVLRHAKTVVIDHLGGEAYWPYGIEQAVSLASKRAQQLAMFSGDLQEDPNLVAKSTVAPELCRLWWRYLREGGVHNAEALLRSIAFHTLGFGDEPEPPRPLPAAALYHPARDRASVDDWRPRWTPGAPVVAILFYRAHWQAANTAVFDALADALVQEGLNPLPIAVTSLKDAVSREVITQLCDTHDVALVLNTTAFAAGAIDAAEPEVLAGDAPVLQVILSGGNRDAWVADNQGLHARDIAMHIALPEVDGRIVTRAVSFKGLAYRCPHTEVDVVRYQPDAERIAFVAALARGWCRLRTLDNASKRVALILANYPQSEGRIGNGVGLDTPASALRVLAALRDAGYVVADLPPDGNALIARLTEGVTNDAAVHALRPAFQSFALADYLAHFAQLPAAVRDALNERWGAPEADPTLRQGRFTIAGWRVGNVFVGIQPSRSRGENDYASYHDADLVPPHAYLAFYFWLRDAYRIDAVIHLGKHGNLEWLPGKSVALSDACWPDLTLGPLPHLYPFIVNDPGEGSQAKRRAQAVIVDHLMPPLTRAENYGPLQDLERQVDEYYEALMVDARRAKLLRKTILATIAEHRLHDELSVSPPRDTGDEDALLTRVDAWLCELKEAQIRDGLHVFGLSPADRQRRDTLLALARFPVGDGKGERAGLIGALARDLVLGDDFDPLAADWAAPWAGPRPAILQALDASPWRHAGDTRERLERLAQHWLDGLCAAGPGNAAADIDTTPPGEWPHTLAVIARVRSALMPALDACGGEEMRQLLRGLDGRFVPPGPSGSPSRGRPDVLPTGRNFYSVDTRAVPTQAAWSLGLKSAQQLIERHLQDHGDYPRAIGLSVWGTATMRTGGDDIAQAFALLGVRPKWAHGSHRVTDFEILPIEIFDRPRIDVTLRVSGFFRDAFPNLMHLFDAAMQAVAALDEPEELNPIRARIERERAKWIAQGVPPDEARRRAGWRVFGARPGSYGAGLQDLIDQRRWQSDADLADAYRQWGGHAYAQNSAGDAAPDVFGERLATIDVVVQNQDSREHDILDSNDYYQFQGGMTAAVRHLSGQQPSIYHGDHANPVAPKMRTLREEIARVIRSRVVNPKWLDGVKRHGYKGAAEMAATVDYLYGYDATARVLSDHQYALVADAYLFDDDTRAFLERHNPKALHGICERFVEAMQRGLWQQPGDYRERIEAVWLASEQLEEGGRR, encoded by the coding sequence ATGCATCTGCTGCGCACCACGCCGGGCGGTTTCGTCGACGATACGCAGGGTGTCGTCCGGATCGACCAGCAACCGGCCGACATCGTGATCCTGAGTTCGGCCGACACGACGCTGTCGCTGCTCGCGAGCGTCGTGCCGCACCTGCCGGCCGGGTTCCCGAGCGTGCGGCTCGCGAACGTCACGTTCCTGCGGCAGCCGGCGTCCGTCGATTTCTACGTCGACGACGTGCTGCGTCATGCGAAGACGGTCGTGATCGATCATCTCGGCGGCGAAGCGTACTGGCCGTACGGGATCGAGCAGGCCGTGTCGCTCGCGTCGAAGCGTGCGCAGCAGCTCGCGATGTTTTCGGGCGACCTGCAGGAGGACCCGAATCTCGTCGCGAAAAGCACGGTCGCGCCCGAGCTGTGCCGGCTGTGGTGGCGCTATCTGCGCGAAGGCGGCGTGCACAACGCCGAGGCGCTGCTGCGCAGCATCGCGTTCCATACGCTCGGCTTCGGCGACGAACCCGAGCCGCCGCGCCCGCTGCCGGCCGCCGCGCTGTATCACCCGGCGCGCGACCGCGCGAGCGTCGACGACTGGCGGCCGCGCTGGACGCCCGGCGCGCCCGTCGTCGCGATCCTGTTCTACCGCGCGCACTGGCAGGCCGCGAACACGGCCGTGTTCGACGCGCTGGCCGACGCGCTCGTGCAGGAAGGGCTGAATCCGCTGCCGATCGCGGTGACGTCGCTGAAGGACGCGGTGAGCCGCGAAGTCATCACGCAGCTCTGCGACACGCACGACGTCGCGCTCGTGCTGAACACGACCGCGTTCGCGGCCGGCGCGATCGATGCCGCCGAGCCGGAAGTGCTCGCCGGCGATGCGCCGGTGCTGCAGGTGATCCTGTCCGGCGGCAATCGCGACGCATGGGTGGCCGACAACCAGGGCCTGCACGCGCGCGACATCGCGATGCACATCGCGCTGCCCGAGGTCGACGGGCGCATCGTCACGCGTGCGGTGAGTTTCAAGGGGCTCGCGTATCGCTGTCCGCACACCGAGGTCGACGTGGTGCGCTACCAGCCGGACGCCGAGCGGATCGCGTTCGTCGCGGCGCTCGCGCGCGGCTGGTGCCGGCTGCGCACGCTCGACAACGCGAGCAAGCGCGTCGCGCTGATTCTCGCGAACTATCCGCAAAGCGAAGGGCGGATCGGCAACGGCGTCGGGCTCGACACGCCGGCGTCCGCGCTGCGCGTGCTCGCGGCGCTGCGCGATGCGGGCTACGTGGTGGCCGATTTGCCGCCCGACGGCAACGCGCTGATCGCGCGGCTCACCGAAGGCGTGACCAACGACGCGGCCGTGCATGCGCTGCGCCCGGCGTTCCAGAGTTTCGCGCTGGCCGATTACCTCGCGCATTTCGCGCAATTGCCGGCGGCCGTGCGCGACGCGCTGAACGAACGCTGGGGCGCGCCGGAAGCCGACCCGACGCTGCGGCAAGGGCGCTTCACGATCGCGGGCTGGCGCGTGGGCAACGTGTTCGTCGGCATCCAGCCGTCGCGCTCGCGCGGCGAGAACGACTACGCGAGCTACCACGACGCGGATCTGGTGCCGCCGCATGCGTATCTCGCGTTCTATTTCTGGCTGCGCGATGCGTATCGCATCGACGCGGTCATCCATCTCGGCAAGCACGGCAACCTCGAATGGCTGCCGGGCAAGAGCGTCGCGCTGTCCGACGCATGCTGGCCCGACCTGACGCTCGGGCCGCTGCCGCACCTGTATCCGTTCATCGTCAACGATCCGGGCGAGGGCAGCCAAGCGAAGCGCCGCGCGCAGGCCGTGATCGTCGATCACCTGATGCCGCCGCTCACGCGCGCGGAAAACTACGGCCCGCTGCAGGATCTCGAGCGGCAGGTCGACGAATACTACGAAGCGCTGATGGTCGATGCGCGGCGCGCGAAGCTGCTGCGCAAGACGATTCTCGCGACGATCGCCGAGCACCGGCTGCACGACGAACTGAGCGTGTCGCCGCCGCGCGACACGGGCGACGAGGATGCGCTGCTGACGCGCGTCGACGCGTGGCTGTGCGAACTGAAGGAAGCGCAGATTCGCGACGGGCTGCACGTGTTCGGCCTGTCGCCGGCCGATCGTCAGCGGCGCGATACGCTGCTCGCGCTTGCGCGCTTTCCGGTCGGCGACGGCAAGGGTGAGCGCGCGGGGCTGATCGGCGCGCTCGCGCGCGATCTCGTGCTCGGCGACGACTTCGACCCGCTTGCCGCCGACTGGGCCGCGCCGTGGGCCGGCCCGCGTCCGGCGATCCTGCAGGCGCTCGACGCATCGCCGTGGCGGCATGCGGGCGATACGCGCGAGCGGCTCGAACGGCTCGCGCAGCACTGGCTCGACGGACTGTGTGCGGCCGGACCGGGCAACGCGGCGGCCGATATCGACACGACCCCGCCCGGCGAATGGCCGCATACGCTCGCGGTGATCGCGCGCGTGCGCTCGGCGCTGATGCCCGCGCTCGACGCGTGCGGCGGCGAGGAAATGCGTCAATTGCTGCGCGGGCTCGACGGCCGCTTCGTGCCGCCGGGACCGAGCGGCTCACCATCGCGCGGCCGTCCCGACGTGCTGCCGACCGGGCGCAACTTCTACTCGGTCGACACGCGCGCGGTGCCGACGCAGGCCGCATGGTCGCTCGGCCTGAAATCCGCGCAGCAGTTGATCGAGCGCCACCTGCAGGATCACGGTGATTACCCGCGCGCGATCGGCCTGTCCGTCTGGGGCACGGCGACGATGCGCACCGGCGGCGACGACATCGCGCAGGCGTTCGCGCTGCTCGGCGTGCGGCCGAAATGGGCGCACGGCAGCCATCGCGTGACCGACTTCGAGATCCTGCCGATCGAGATTTTCGACCGGCCGCGCATCGACGTGACGCTGCGCGTGTCGGGTTTCTTCCGCGACGCGTTCCCGAACCTGATGCACCTGTTCGACGCGGCCATGCAGGCCGTCGCCGCGCTCGACGAGCCCGAGGAACTGAACCCGATCCGCGCGCGCATCGAGCGCGAGCGTGCGAAATGGATCGCGCAGGGCGTGCCGCCCGACGAAGCGCGGCGCCGCGCCGGCTGGCGCGTGTTCGGCGCGCGGCCGGGCAGCTACGGCGCGGGCCTGCAGGATCTGATCGACCAGCGCCGCTGGCAGAGCGACGCCGATCTTGCGGATGCGTACCGCCAGTGGGGCGGCCACGCGTACGCGCAGAACAGCGCGGGCGACGCCGCGCCCGACGTGTTCGGCGAGCGGCTGGCCACGATCGACGTCGTCGTGCAGAACCAGGACAGCCGCGAGCACGACATCCTCGATTCGAACGACTACTACCAGTTCCAGGGCGGGATGACGGCGGCCGTGCGGCATTTGTCCGGGCAGCAGCCGAGCATCTACCACGGCGATCACGCGAACCCTGTCGCGCCGAAGATGCGCACGCTGCGCGAGGAGATCGCGCGCGTGATCCGCTCGCGCGTCGTCAACCCGAAATGGCTCGACGGCGTGAAGCGCCACGGCTACAAGGGCGCGGCCGAAATGGCCGCAACCGTCGACTACCTGTACGGCTATGACGCGACCGCGCGCGTGCTGTCCGACCACCAGTACGCGCTCGTCGCCGACGCGTACCTGTTCGACGACGACACGCGCGCGTTCCTCGAACGGCACAATCCGAAGGCGCTGCACGGCATCTGCGAACGCTTCGTCGAGGCGATGCAGCGCGGCTTGTGGCAGCAGCCGGGCGACTATCGCGAGCGGATCGAGGCGGTCTGGCTCGCCAGCGAACAACTTGAGGAAGGGGGACGGCGATGA
- a CDS encoding DUF1993 domain-containing protein: protein MSPTQLLVPTFTHMLRAQTAWLDKAAAHRQAAGDAPDAAMTLKLAADMYPLAAQVRFSCFQAMEPVYRLRGEPLPAALLALREAGWNGNAQPGTLGDAQAIIAGTLSFLGELAPDALDGGVARPIALELPNGIAFDMTGEQYARDWALPQFYFHAIAAYAILRHHGVELGKADYVPHMLAYVRPGTIPQG from the coding sequence GTGTCACCGACCCAACTTCTCGTTCCGACCTTCACCCACATGCTGCGCGCACAAACCGCGTGGCTCGACAAGGCGGCCGCGCACCGGCAGGCCGCGGGCGACGCGCCCGATGCGGCGATGACGCTGAAACTGGCGGCCGACATGTATCCGCTCGCCGCACAGGTGCGCTTCTCGTGCTTCCAGGCGATGGAGCCCGTGTACCGGCTGCGCGGCGAACCGCTGCCCGCTGCGTTGCTCGCGTTGCGTGAAGCCGGATGGAATGGGAACGCGCAGCCCGGCACGCTGGGCGATGCGCAGGCGATCATCGCCGGCACGCTGTCGTTTCTCGGCGAACTCGCGCCGGATGCGCTCGACGGCGGCGTCGCGCGGCCGATCGCGCTCGAATTGCCGAACGGGATCGCGTTCGACATGACCGGAGAGCAATACGCGCGCGACTGGGCGCTGCCGCAGTTCTACTTCCACGCGATCGCTGCCTACGCGATCCTGCGCCATCACGGCGTCGAACTCGGCAAGGCCGACTACGTGCCGCACATGCTCGCCTACGTGCGACCGGGCACGATTCCGCAAGGGTGA